Sequence from the Penaeus chinensis breed Huanghai No. 1 chromosome 5, ASM1920278v2, whole genome shotgun sequence genome:
CTTTATATCAATTGCTACAGATATATgtctacaaatatattcatatatatacacatacatatagagtaAATATAACAGGTGCTTAAAAAGGCGAATGTAAATGTTACGTCTTATCGCGACCTACATTTCCTCTCTGAGAAGTATATAAAGGTGTCAGACCTGCGAACCATCATCCTTTCTTGCAGTCTGCTCTCGAAGTACATCAGTACTATCAACATGAAGACAGTAAGTCTGTTTCTTAACATGCTGGATCAATTATTAAATGCCTTAAAGTGTTAGAAGTATAAAATTGGTAAGAACAACTATATTTACTAACATGTGTGAACGTTCCAGCTGCTTCTGTCCTTGCtggtggctgtggctgtggccgAGAGACCATCCCTCTCCTACAACGCCCCTGCGCCCCACACATCCTCACCTGTACAGCAGATCCCCATCATCCGCGACGAGCGAGTCCATCCTGCCGCTGACGGAACTTACAGCTTTGACGTTGAGACTGGAGATGGCATCGTCAGACACGAGTCTGGTGGTCCAGGTGGCGCTCAACAGGGAACCGTCAGGTTAGCTCGTTCTCCCTTCACACTTCTATACTTAAGCAGAAGGGTGTCTATACCTGTGTCGGGTGCACAGAACTTTAAAACGACAATGAACTATAAAAGTTATGTCTGttgtgcatatacaaacatacatatacacgcacacatacatataataagcatgtatgtatgtatatatatcaaaatatggtTTCCTTTCAGCTTCACCTTCCCAGATGGCCAAGTCTTCAATCTCCAGTTCGTCGCTGATGTAAACGGTTACCAACCTCAGTCACCCTTCCTGCCCGTCGCCCCTGCattcccccacccaatccccaCCCACGCCCTCGAACAGATCGAACGTGGTCGACTCGCACTCGAAGCTCGAGCCCGTGAAGAGCAACGTCAGTCCTCAAGCCAGGGACAAGCCGCACCTGCTCGCCAATACGGCCAACCTTAGCAGTGTTCTCCCACTTGCACATGATGCTGTTGTTATCctattatcttattttaatttcattttcttcgtcattCTACTATTTAAATACTGTATAAcgttttgtgatatatatttgaAATGAAATTGTATCTAGATTTGCCGTACTTTCTAAATGACCTACAAAATTAAATGACTGAAGAATTTAATGAGGCAAGGAAATAAAATCCCGGTTCTCCACTTTTTACATTTAGTTTTGCTTGGTGTCGTATACTATATGTTGTTTAGATATGATTGACTAGATAAAGTTAACTAACTTTAGTCCTCTGCGGTTTATAGAGTAATTATCGATATAAGCCTAACCTGAGGAACTTTCTGAAATATCCCAAGTCATTAAATACACATATTATAAAATACAGTCTTAAACATTCCAACTGTAAATCAAATTAACTTTCCCTTATACTTTCTTTTATATTGGATACTTTTCTACGGGTATAGATATTTGGAAATAAATATGAACGTTCCAGCTGGTTCTGCCAGAGGGGAGGGGGCTTTCAGCGACCTAGACCCCGTGCGTTCAAATGTCTAGCTCCTCACCCTCACGCATTCCTGAAATACACGAGATAAACTCCATAGCAAACAGCATTCAAATCGTAGTCCTAGCATTAAAATTTATCCTCGGCGGTTCATCGAATTCcagtctcccgcgtgacaggctaGAATACTAATACACTATACTATCGAA
This genomic interval carries:
- the LOC125025546 gene encoding endocuticle structural glycoprotein SgAbd-2-like, giving the protein MALLTESFTTLLREIILKANNQYIKVSDLRTIILSCSLLSKYISTINMKTLLLSLLVAVAVAERPSLSYNAPAPHTSSPVQQIPIIRDERVHPAADGTYSFDVETGDGIVRHESGGPGGAQQGTVSFTFPDGQVFNLQFVADVNGYQPQSPFLPVAPAFPHPIPTHALEQIERGRLALEARAREEQRQSSSQGQAAPARQYGQP